One window of the Pseudomonas lurida genome contains the following:
- a CDS encoding CAF17-like 4Fe-4S cluster assembly/insertion protein YgfZ, with amino-acid sequence MADSAFFCPLSHEGVLAVRGADAAKFLQGQLTCNLNYLSDTRASLGARCTQKGRMQSSFRILLQGDGVLLAMATELLEPQLADLKKYAVFSKSKLTDESAAWVRFGLANADQALSRLGLELPAETDSVARADASIAVRVSPGRAELWVPAEQAETVRTHLAEHLQQAELNQWLLGQIRAGIGQVMPQTRELFIPQMLNLQAVGGVSFKKGCYTGQEIVARMQYLGKLKRRLYRLSLNAPEMPEPGTALFAPSHNSAIGEVVIAAKTDQGVELLAVLQAEAADSGDVHLGSLEGPGLQLLDLPYTLDRDQEIQR; translated from the coding sequence ATGGCTGACTCTGCTTTTTTCTGCCCCCTGTCCCACGAAGGCGTTCTTGCCGTCCGCGGCGCCGACGCTGCCAAATTCCTTCAGGGCCAACTGACCTGCAACCTCAATTACCTGAGCGACACCCGGGCGAGCCTCGGCGCGCGGTGTACGCAAAAAGGACGCATGCAGTCGAGCTTTCGCATCCTGCTGCAAGGTGACGGCGTGTTGCTCGCCATGGCCACCGAACTGCTGGAGCCGCAACTGGCAGACCTGAAGAAGTACGCGGTATTTTCCAAGTCCAAACTCACCGACGAAAGCGCCGCCTGGGTGCGTTTCGGCCTGGCGAATGCCGACCAGGCCCTGTCCCGCCTTGGCCTGGAACTGCCCGCCGAGACCGACAGCGTCGCTCGCGCCGATGCGTCGATCGCCGTTCGCGTGTCCCCCGGCCGTGCCGAACTCTGGGTGCCTGCCGAGCAGGCCGAAACTGTGCGCACCCACCTGGCTGAACACCTGCAACAAGCCGAATTGAATCAATGGCTGCTGGGCCAGATCCGCGCAGGCATTGGCCAGGTCATGCCACAAACCCGCGAGCTGTTCATACCGCAGATGCTCAACCTGCAGGCCGTCGGCGGCGTAAGCTTCAAGAAAGGCTGCTACACCGGCCAGGAAATCGTCGCGCGCATGCAGTACCTCGGCAAGCTCAAACGTCGCCTGTACCGCTTGAGCCTCAATGCGCCTGAAATGCCCGAGCCAGGTACTGCACTGTTTGCCCCCAGCCATAACAGCGCGATCGGCGAGGTGGTCATTGCTGCAAAAACCGACCAGGGCGTTGAACTTCTGGCCGTGTTGCAAGCCGAAGCTGCCGATAGTGGCGATGTGCACCTAGGTTCTCTGGAAGGTCCGGGGTTGCAACTGCTCGACCTGCCTTACACGCTTGATCGTGACCAAGAGATCCAGCGTTAG
- the nadB gene encoding L-aspartate oxidase, protein MSQQFQHDVLVIGSGAAGLSLALNLPSHLRIAVLSKGDLANGSTFWAQGGVAAVLDDTDTVQSHVEDTLNAGGGLCDEEAVRFTVEHSREAIQWLIDQGVPFTRDEHAGSDDGGFEFHLTREGGHSHRRIIHAADATGAAIFKTLLEQARQRPNIELLEQRVAVDLITEKRLGLDGERCLGAYVLNRGSGEVDTYGARFTILASGGAAKVYLYTSNPDGACGDGIAMAWRSGCRVANLEFNQFHPTCLYHPQAKSFLITEALRGEGAHLKLPNGERFMQRFDPRAELAPRDIVARAIDHEMKRLGIDCVYLDISHKPEAFIKTHFPTVYERCLTFNIDITKGPIPVVPAAHYTCGGVMVDQHGRTDVPGLYAIGETSFTGLHGANRMASNSLLECFVYARSAAADILDQLPRIPVPAALPRWDASQVTDSDEDVIIAHNWDELRRFMWDYVGIVRTNKRLQRAQHRVRLLLDEIDEFYSNYKVSRDLIELRNLAQVAELMIRSAMARKESRGLHYTLDYPQMLPEGRDTILVPTTYGG, encoded by the coding sequence ATGAGCCAACAGTTTCAACACGATGTCCTGGTGATCGGCAGCGGCGCAGCCGGATTGAGCCTTGCGCTGAACCTCCCCAGCCACCTGCGCATTGCGGTATTGAGCAAGGGCGACCTGGCCAACGGCTCGACGTTCTGGGCCCAGGGCGGCGTCGCAGCCGTGCTGGACGACACCGACACGGTGCAGTCGCACGTCGAAGACACCCTCAACGCCGGTGGCGGCCTGTGCGATGAGGAAGCGGTGCGCTTCACCGTCGAGCACAGTCGCGAGGCGATCCAATGGCTGATTGATCAAGGTGTTCCCTTTACCCGCGATGAACACGCAGGCAGCGACGACGGCGGTTTCGAGTTCCACCTGACCCGCGAAGGCGGTCATAGCCACCGCCGCATCATCCATGCCGCCGACGCCACCGGCGCTGCGATCTTCAAGACGCTGCTCGAACAAGCCCGGCAACGTCCCAACATCGAACTGCTCGAGCAACGCGTCGCTGTCGACCTGATCACCGAAAAACGCCTGGGCCTTGACGGCGAACGCTGCCTGGGCGCCTACGTGCTCAACCGCGGTAGTGGCGAAGTCGACACCTATGGCGCGCGTTTCACCATCCTGGCATCCGGCGGCGCAGCCAAGGTCTACCTCTATACCAGCAACCCCGACGGCGCCTGCGGTGACGGCATCGCCATGGCCTGGCGCTCGGGCTGCCGGGTGGCCAACCTGGAATTCAACCAGTTCCACCCCACCTGCCTGTATCACCCGCAGGCCAAGAGTTTTCTGATCACCGAAGCCCTGCGTGGCGAAGGTGCGCACCTGAAACTGCCCAACGGCGAACGCTTCATGCAGCGCTTCGACCCGCGCGCCGAGCTGGCCCCACGCGATATCGTGGCCCGCGCCATCGACCATGAAATGAAGCGCCTGGGCATCGACTGCGTCTACCTGGACATCAGCCACAAGCCCGAAGCCTTCATCAAGACGCACTTCCCCACCGTCTACGAGCGCTGCCTGACCTTCAACATCGATATCACCAAGGGCCCGATCCCGGTCGTCCCGGCCGCGCACTACACCTGCGGCGGCGTGATGGTCGACCAACACGGCCGCACCGACGTACCGGGCTTGTACGCGATTGGCGAAACCAGCTTCACCGGCCTGCACGGCGCCAACCGCATGGCCAGCAACTCGTTGCTGGAGTGTTTCGTCTATGCGCGCTCGGCGGCGGCGGACATTCTCGACCAGTTGCCACGTATTCCAGTGCCTGCCGCCCTGCCCCGCTGGGACGCCAGCCAGGTCACCGATTCGGACGAAGACGTGATCATCGCGCACAACTGGGACGAACTGCGCCGCTTCATGTGGGACTACGTGGGGATCGTGCGCACCAACAAGCGCCTGCAACGTGCGCAACACCGCGTACGGCTACTGCTGGATGAGATCGATGAGTTCTACAGCAACTACAAGGTCAGCCGCGACCTGATCGAGCTGCGCAACCTGGCCCAAGTGGCCGAGCTGATGATCCGCTCGGCGATGGCGCGCAAGGAGAGCCGCGGCCTGCACTACACCCTCGACTATCCACAGATGCTGCCCGAGGGGCGCGACACTATTCTGGTGCCAACCACCTACGGCGGCTGA
- the rpoE gene encoding RNA polymerase sigma factor RpoE: protein MLTQEEDQQLVERVQRGDKRAFDLLVLKYQHKILGLIVRFVHDTHEAQDVAQEAFIKAYRALGNFRGDSAFYTWLYRIAINTAKNYLVSRGRRPPDSDVSSEDAEFYDGDHGLKDLESPERALLRDEIEGTVHRTIQQLPEDLRTALTLREFDGLSYEDIASVMQCPVGTVRSRIFRAREAIDKALQPLLQEN from the coding sequence ATGCTAACCCAGGAAGAGGATCAGCAGCTGGTCGAGCGCGTTCAACGCGGCGACAAGCGAGCTTTTGATCTGCTAGTGCTGAAATACCAGCACAAAATTCTCGGGTTGATCGTGCGGTTTGTGCACGACACCCATGAAGCGCAGGACGTTGCACAGGAAGCCTTTATCAAGGCTTACCGTGCACTTGGTAACTTCCGCGGTGATAGTGCGTTTTATACGTGGCTGTACCGCATCGCCATCAACACGGCGAAGAACTATCTGGTGTCTCGCGGACGCCGCCCACCGGATAGCGATGTTAGTTCGGAAGATGCGGAATTTTACGATGGTGATCACGGCCTCAAGGATCTCGAGTCGCCGGAGCGTGCATTGCTGCGCGACGAGATCGAAGGCACCGTTCATCGCACAATTCAGCAACTGCCAGAAGATTTACGTACGGCGTTAACTTTACGTGAATTCGATGGTCTGAGTTACGAAGACATTGCGAGCGTCATGCAGTGTCCGGTGGGGACTGTGAGGTCACGGATTTTCCGGGCCCGGGAAGCCATCGATAAAGCCTTGCAACCGTTGTTGCAAGAAAACTAA
- a CDS encoding FAD assembly factor SdhE, with the protein MVEEVEINRLYWHSRRGMLELDVLLVPFTKEVYATLNQVDRDLYVRLLTCEDQDMFGWFMERAESEDPELQRMVRMILDRVQPK; encoded by the coding sequence ATGGTCGAAGAAGTAGAAATCAATCGCCTCTACTGGCACAGCCGTCGTGGCATGCTGGAGTTGGATGTGTTGCTGGTGCCTTTCACCAAGGAAGTGTACGCAACGCTCAACCAGGTGGATCGCGACCTCTACGTCAGGCTGCTGACTTGCGAGGATCAGGACATGTTCGGCTGGTTCATGGAGCGCGCCGAATCTGAAGATCCGGAGCTGCAGCGCATGGTCCGGATGATCCTGGATCGTGTCCAGCCCAAGTAA
- a CDS encoding HDOD domain-containing protein, which produces MNMLAEKVQQALVTAIDNDDLVLPTLPEVALKIRQAAEDPEISISHLSKVIGRDTALSARLIKVVNSPLMRATQEVTDLHTAITRLGTNYSSNLAIGLVMEQIFHARSDVVEQKMREVWRRSLEVAGVSYALCRRHSQLKPDQAALGGLVHQIGVLPILTYAEDHYELLSDPVSLNYVIETIHPLLGDKLLGGWDFPEMLAKLPGQYLDLERDSPSLDYIDLVQVAVLYCHRGTDHPLANIPVASLPAIKKLRIDPYSDTLRAELDEARSMFY; this is translated from the coding sequence ATGAACATGCTGGCGGAAAAAGTCCAACAGGCTTTAGTGACGGCCATCGACAACGATGACCTGGTTCTGCCGACATTGCCGGAGGTAGCCCTGAAGATTCGCCAGGCTGCCGAAGACCCGGAAATCAGCATCAGCCACTTGAGCAAAGTGATCGGTCGCGACACCGCGCTGTCGGCGCGCCTGATCAAGGTGGTCAACAGCCCATTGATGCGCGCAACCCAGGAAGTCACTGACCTGCACACCGCCATCACCCGGCTGGGCACCAACTACAGCAGCAACCTGGCGATCGGACTGGTGATGGAGCAGATCTTCCACGCCCGCTCCGATGTGGTCGAACAAAAGATGCGTGAGGTCTGGCGCCGCAGCCTGGAAGTCGCGGGCGTGAGTTACGCCCTTTGCCGCCGCCACAGCCAGCTCAAGCCCGACCAGGCAGCCCTCGGCGGCCTGGTACACCAGATCGGCGTGCTGCCGATCCTGACGTACGCTGAAGACCACTACGAGTTGCTGTCAGACCCGGTCAGCCTCAACTACGTCATCGAGACCATTCACCCGTTACTGGGCGACAAACTGCTCGGTGGCTGGGACTTCCCGGAAATGCTGGCGAAACTGCCAGGCCAATACCTGGACCTGGAGCGCGATTCGCCCAGCCTCGACTACATCGACCTGGTGCAGGTCGCCGTGTTGTATTGCCATCGCGGCACCGATCACCCGCTCGCCAACATCCCGGTTGCCTCGCTGCCAGCGATCAAGAAACTGCGGATCGACCCCTACAGCGACACCTTGCGCGCCGAGCTGGATGAAGCCCGCTCGATGTTCTACTGA
- a CDS encoding DegQ family serine endoprotease has protein sequence MSIPRLKSYLSIVATVLVLGQALPAQAVELPDFTQLVEQASPAVVNISTTQKLPDRKVSNQQMPDLEGLPPMLREFFERGMPQQRAPRGGGGGQREAQSLGSGFIISPDGYILTNNHVIADADEILVRLADRSELKAKLVGTDPRSDVALLKIEGKDLPVLKLGKSQDLKAGQWVVAIGSPFGFDHTVTQGIVSAIGRSLPNENYVPFIQTDVPINPGNSGGPLFNLAGEVVGINSQIYTRSGGFMGVSFAIPIDVAMDVSNQLKSGGKVSRGWLGVVIQEVNKDLAESFGLDKPAGALVAQIQDDGPAAKGGLQVGDVILSMNGQPIVMSADLPHLVGALKAGSKAKLEVIREGKRQTVELTVGAIPEEGATLDALGNAKPGAERSSNRLGIAVAELTDEQKKAFDLKSGVVIKEVQDGPASLIGLQPGDVITHLNNQAIDTTKQFTDIAKALPKNRSVSMRVLRQGRASFITFKLAE, from the coding sequence ATGTCGATACCACGTTTGAAGTCTTACCTATCCATAGTCGCCACGGTGTTGGTGCTGGGTCAGGCCTTGCCTGCGCAAGCAGTCGAGCTGCCTGACTTCACCCAATTGGTTGAGCAAGCCTCGCCTGCGGTGGTGAACATCAGTACCACGCAAAAACTGCCGGACCGCAAAGTCTCCAACCAGCAGATGCCAGACCTGGAAGGCCTGCCGCCAATGCTGCGCGAATTCTTCGAGCGCGGCATGCCGCAACAACGCGCTCCTCGTGGTGGCGGTGGTGGCCAGCGTGAGGCTCAGTCCTTGGGCTCGGGCTTCATCATCTCGCCTGACGGCTATATCCTGACCAACAATCACGTGATTGCCGATGCGGACGAGATCCTCGTGCGCCTGGCCGATCGCAGTGAGCTGAAAGCCAAGCTGGTGGGCACCGATCCACGCTCCGACGTGGCATTGCTGAAGATCGAGGGTAAAGACCTGCCCGTGCTCAAACTGGGCAAATCCCAGGACCTGAAAGCCGGGCAATGGGTCGTGGCCATCGGTTCGCCGTTTGGTTTTGACCACACCGTTACCCAAGGCATCGTCAGCGCCATCGGCCGCAGCCTGCCGAATGAAAACTACGTGCCGTTCATCCAGACTGACGTGCCGATCAACCCGGGTAACTCCGGTGGCCCGCTGTTCAACCTGGCGGGTGAAGTGGTCGGCATCAACTCGCAGATCTACACCCGTTCCGGTGGTTTCATGGGTGTATCGTTCGCCATCCCGATCGACGTGGCCATGGATGTTTCCAACCAACTGAAAAGCGGCGGCAAAGTCAGCCGTGGCTGGTTGGGTGTGGTTATCCAGGAAGTGAACAAAGACCTGGCTGAATCCTTCGGCCTCGACAAGCCGGCGGGTGCCTTGGTCGCGCAGATCCAGGACGATGGCCCGGCTGCCAAAGGTGGCTTGCAAGTCGGCGACGTGATCCTGAGCATGAATGGCCAGCCGATTGTCATGTCGGCCGATCTGCCGCACCTGGTGGGCGCGCTCAAGGCTGGCAGCAAGGCCAAGCTGGAAGTGATCCGCGAAGGCAAGCGCCAGACTGTTGAGTTGACCGTGGGCGCAATCCCCGAAGAAGGCGCAACACTGGATGCCCTGGGCAACGCCAAGCCGGGTGCCGAACGCAGCAGCAACCGCCTGGGTATTGCCGTGGCTGAGCTGACCGATGAGCAGAAGAAAGCGTTCGACCTCAAGAGCGGCGTCGTGATCAAGGAAGTGCAGGACGGCCCTGCGTCCCTGATCGGCCTGCAGCCAGGTGACGTGATCACCCACCTGAACAACCAGGCAATCGATACCACCAAGCAGTTCACCGACATCGCCAAGGCGTTGCCGAAGAACCGCTCGGTGTCGATGCGTGTGCTGCGTCAGGGACGTGCGAGCTTCATTACCTTCAAGCTGGCTGAGTAA
- a CDS encoding MucB/RseB C-terminal domain-containing protein has product MRAIPLLTLLLSGWFALPAHADEAQDWLTRLGRAEQQQSFQGTFVYERNGSFSTHDIWHRVQNGQVRERLLQLDGSAQEVVRLDGRTQCVSGTLVAGLGNSSGTSSRSLDPQKLNQFYELAVIGKSRVAGRNAVIVSITPRDQYRYGFELHLDRETALPLKSLLLSDQGQLLERFQFTRLDTSRVPDDSDLQPSSECTPIAVTNSKAPQVQSTETWHMEWLPPGFQLTSTSARKDTQTKATVDSLMYEDGLARFSVFLEPISDASVTETRTQLGPTVAVSRRLNTVDGEMMVTVVGEIPIGTAERIALSVRGEKKPAAQP; this is encoded by the coding sequence ATGCGAGCCATACCGCTCCTTACGCTTTTGCTCAGTGGTTGGTTTGCACTCCCCGCCCATGCCGATGAAGCCCAAGACTGGCTGACTCGACTTGGGCGTGCTGAGCAGCAGCAAAGCTTTCAAGGTACGTTCGTCTACGAACGTAACGGCAGTTTTTCTACCCATGACATCTGGCATCGTGTCCAGAATGGCCAGGTCCGTGAGCGGCTGTTGCAGCTCGATGGTTCTGCGCAGGAAGTCGTGCGGTTGGATGGTCGGACGCAATGTGTCAGCGGCACCCTCGTCGCAGGCCTGGGCAATTCGAGTGGCACTTCGTCACGTTCGCTTGATCCGCAAAAACTCAATCAATTCTACGAACTGGCCGTCATCGGCAAATCCCGCGTGGCCGGTAGAAATGCGGTCATCGTGTCGATCACGCCGCGTGACCAGTACCGTTATGGGTTTGAACTGCACCTGGATCGAGAAACCGCATTGCCGCTCAAGTCCCTGCTGCTGAGCGACCAGGGGCAGTTGCTGGAGCGCTTCCAGTTCACACGGTTAGATACCTCACGGGTGCCGGACGATAGCGATCTGCAGCCGAGCAGCGAATGCACACCGATCGCTGTCACCAATAGCAAGGCGCCACAGGTGCAGTCTACCGAGACGTGGCATATGGAATGGTTGCCGCCGGGCTTTCAGCTGACCAGTACCAGCGCACGCAAAGACACCCAGACCAAAGCGACCGTCGACAGTTTGATGTATGAAGATGGCCTGGCGCGTTTTTCGGTGTTCCTCGAGCCGATCAGCGATGCGAGCGTCACCGAGACCCGTACTCAACTTGGCCCTACGGTAGCTGTATCCCGTCGCCTCAATACGGTGGACGGCGAGATGATGGTGACAGTGGTGGGTGAGATCCCGATCGGCACCGCAGAACGTATTGCGTTGTCGGTGCGCGGTGAAAAAAAGCCGGCCGCCCAGCCTTGA
- a CDS encoding sigma-E factor negative regulatory protein: MSRDALQESLSAVMDNEADELELRRVLNAFDDAETRDTWSRYQVARAVMHKDLLIPRLDIAAAVSAALADEAVPAKAARGPWRSLGRLAVAASVTVAVLAGVRLYNQDEIAGAELAQQTQQPVMAGPQVKGPAVLAGYKESSDTTGPMANGVLQGQSGWQDQRLPGYLRQHAQESALKGTESALPYARAASLENR, translated from the coding sequence ATGAGTCGTGATGCCCTGCAGGAATCGCTGTCCGCAGTGATGGATAACGAAGCGGATGAACTGGAACTTCGTCGAGTGCTCAACGCATTTGATGATGCCGAAACCCGTGATACCTGGTCTCGTTACCAAGTCGCTCGGGCGGTAATGCACAAGGATCTTCTAATCCCTCGTCTGGATATTGCTGCGGCCGTTTCTGCTGCACTTGCTGATGAAGCCGTTCCGGCAAAAGCTGCTCGTGGTCCATGGCGTAGCCTGGGTCGCCTGGCAGTCGCTGCCTCGGTGACTGTTGCCGTATTGGCTGGTGTTCGCCTGTACAACCAGGACGAAATCGCCGGTGCCGAACTGGCTCAACAGACTCAGCAACCGGTCATGGCAGGTCCGCAAGTCAAAGGCCCAGCGGTACTGGCCGGCTACAAGGAAAGCTCTGACACAACCGGCCCTATGGCCAATGGTGTGTTGCAAGGGCAATCCGGCTGGCAAGACCAGCGTCTTCCAGGCTACCTGCGCCAACACGCACAGGAATCTGCCTTGAAAGGCACTGAAAGTGCTCTGCCCTACGCTCGTGCGGCAAGCCTGGAAAACCGCTAA
- a CDS encoding sensor histidine kinase, with the protein MHKPSSLRWRLLWNLALLLVLLMFASGMSAYWNGREAADTAYDRTLLASARTIAAGLTQVDGTLSANVPYVALDTFAYDSAGRIYYQVNDIDQKLISGYENLPGPPPGTPRTDDYPALARFYDAVYQGQPVRVVSLLKAVSEPNMNGMAEIRVAETDEARVSMARSLMADTLLRLGMLAVGALLLVWFAVSAALRPLERLRTAVEERQPDDLRPLPLVEVQHEFGPLVRSLNHFTERLRGQFERQAQFIADAAHELRTPLAALKARLELGLRAEDPATWRSTLETAAQGTDRLTHLANQLLSLARIENGARAIAEGGAQLLDLSQLARELGMAMAPLAHARGVALALEADEPVWLRGEPTLLNELLSNLVDNALAHTPPGGNVILRVTAPAVLEVEDDGPGIPLDERDRVFERFYRRSQQGMGSGLGLAIVGEICRAHLAQISLHDGEQAGLKVRVSFVAG; encoded by the coding sequence ATGCATAAGCCCAGCAGCCTGCGCTGGCGTCTACTGTGGAACCTGGCGCTGTTGCTGGTGCTGCTGATGTTTGCCAGTGGCATGAGCGCCTACTGGAATGGTCGCGAGGCGGCTGACACTGCCTACGACCGCACACTGTTGGCCTCGGCGCGCACCATCGCCGCCGGCTTGACCCAGGTGGACGGCACCCTGAGTGCCAATGTGCCCTATGTGGCGCTGGATACCTTCGCCTATGACAGTGCCGGGCGTATTTATTACCAGGTCAATGACATCGACCAGAAGTTGATCTCCGGCTATGAAAACCTGCCCGGTCCACCGCCCGGCACGCCACGCACCGATGACTATCCCGCGTTGGCGCGCTTCTATGACGCGGTGTACCAGGGACAGCCGGTGCGCGTGGTCAGCCTGCTCAAGGCCGTCTCCGAACCGAACATGAACGGCATGGCGGAAATTCGCGTAGCCGAAACCGACGAAGCGCGCGTGAGCATGGCCCGCAGCCTTATGGCCGACACCTTGCTGCGCCTGGGCATGCTCGCCGTTGGCGCGTTGTTGCTGGTGTGGTTTGCCGTGAGTGCGGCGTTGCGGCCACTGGAGCGCTTGCGTACGGCGGTGGAGGAGCGCCAGCCTGATGACCTGCGGCCGTTGCCGTTGGTAGAGGTGCAGCACGAGTTTGGCCCGTTGGTGCGCTCCCTTAACCACTTCACCGAACGCCTGCGCGGTCAGTTCGAGCGTCAGGCGCAATTTATTGCCGATGCAGCGCATGAATTGCGTACACCTCTGGCCGCGCTCAAGGCCCGGCTGGAACTGGGCTTGCGTGCAGAGGACCCCGCCACGTGGCGCAGTACCCTCGAAACCGCGGCCCAGGGGACCGACCGCCTGACTCACCTGGCCAACCAATTGTTGTCCCTGGCACGCATCGAAAATGGTGCTCGCGCGATTGCCGAGGGGGGCGCGCAATTGCTCGACCTCAGCCAGCTGGCCCGAGAGCTGGGCATGGCGATGGCGCCGCTGGCTCATGCGCGCGGCGTGGCGCTGGCGTTGGAAGCCGACGAGCCGGTATGGCTGCGCGGGGAGCCAACCCTGTTGAACGAGCTGTTGAGCAATCTGGTGGACAACGCCCTGGCCCACACGCCACCGGGCGGCAATGTGATCCTGCGGGTGACGGCGCCGGCGGTACTGGAAGTGGAAGATGATGGCCCAGGCATCCCGCTGGATGAGCGGGACCGGGTGTTCGAGCGCTTTTACCGGCGCAGCCAGCAGGGTATGGGGTCGGGGCTGGGGCTGGCGATTGTCGGCGAAATCTGCCGGGCGCATCTGGCGCAGATCAGCCTGCACGATGGTGAGCAGGCCGGGTTGAAGGTGCGGGTGAGTTTTGTCGCCGGCTGA